The following coding sequences are from one Paenibacillus stellifer window:
- a CDS encoding AraC family transcriptional regulator, with the protein MGALKDNAVYYPHVRTDLCLHAPHIRSVSKGWTCCRHIHHMMFEFLLVRSGELNAFAGKSEKVLREGDLLIVSPMQLHGYDTRDSEEASFSVAHVQVSDEELLHLFQTVNEGFYPAGHRLNEALKPLIRQLFETLDGDRIRSISVMTKVFPLVETIQEHFAATAAALPAEELTEPAYLIAREIESMLHRRLDTEQDVSLIGSDASAEAEASNWLEEISARLNISRRHCHRLFSQAYGMSPRQYLMILKQQEAMQMLERSSDSIELIAYRLGYVNAQSFIRQFSAWVGCTPGTFRRQKPESVNFLAPPS; encoded by the coding sequence ATGGGCGCTTTGAAAGATAACGCCGTCTATTACCCGCATGTCCGCACAGATCTCTGCCTGCACGCGCCGCATATCCGCTCGGTATCGAAAGGCTGGACCTGCTGCCGGCATATTCACCATATGATGTTCGAGTTTCTGCTCGTACGCAGCGGCGAGCTGAACGCCTTCGCCGGAAAATCGGAGAAGGTGCTCCGCGAGGGCGATCTTCTGATCGTATCGCCGATGCAGCTTCACGGCTACGACACAAGAGATTCGGAAGAGGCCTCGTTCAGTGTGGCCCATGTGCAGGTCAGTGACGAGGAGCTGCTGCATCTGTTCCAGACCGTAAATGAAGGCTTCTACCCGGCCGGTCATCGCCTCAATGAAGCGTTGAAGCCGCTAATCCGCCAGCTCTTCGAGACGCTGGACGGCGACCGAATCCGCAGCATATCCGTTATGACCAAGGTATTCCCGCTGGTGGAGACCATTCAGGAGCATTTTGCCGCAACTGCCGCAGCTCTTCCGGCCGAAGAGCTGACGGAACCGGCGTACCTTATCGCCAGGGAGATTGAGAGCATGCTTCACCGGCGGTTGGACACCGAGCAGGATGTCTCCCTCATCGGATCGGACGCCTCCGCAGAAGCCGAAGCAAGCAACTGGCTGGAGGAAATTTCGGCCCGGCTGAACATCAGCCGCCGCCATTGCCACCGTCTGTTCAGCCAGGCATACGGTATGTCCCCCCGCCAGTACCTGATGATTCTCAAGCAGCAGGAGGCGATGCAGATGCTGGAGCGAAGCAGCGATTCCATCGAACTGATCGCTTACCGGCTCGGCTATGTGAACGCCCAGAGCTTCATCCGCCAGTTCTCGGCCTGGGTGGGCTGCACACCGGGCACGTTCCGCAGACAGAAGCCGGAATCGGTGAATTTCCTGGCTCCGCCGAGCTGA
- a CDS encoding alpha/beta fold hydrolase, translated as MNLHRRFAKLNDVDLFYLDTGSKGPAILCLHGRWGRGETWYDFMQRYGDRYRIIAPDQRGHGWSGKPLCRYTAEEMADDMVQLLNILEIDSAIVVGHSMGGQVAGYLAALDPKLVEALAILDKSPAGPAERSRIPLSEIKAVDPVTKDWPLPFDSLKQADYYIRKEATTEISYSYFMSSLIETPEGYNMLFSTEAMAVGIAYNQDWHHLLPSIECPVLLVRAKDNEAVPDEELSRMQALIANCRSYTMSHPHHNVYLSDKEEFYTCFDEFLRSI; from the coding sequence ATGAATTTGCACAGAAGATTTGCCAAATTAAATGATGTCGATTTGTTCTACCTGGATACCGGTAGCAAGGGACCGGCTATTCTCTGTCTTCATGGCAGATGGGGCAGAGGGGAGACCTGGTACGACTTCATGCAGCGATATGGAGATAGATACCGGATCATCGCTCCGGATCAGCGAGGCCACGGCTGGAGCGGCAAGCCATTGTGCCGATACACCGCTGAGGAAATGGCTGATGATATGGTTCAATTGCTAAATATTCTGGAGATTGATTCCGCGATCGTAGTGGGGCACTCGATGGGCGGACAAGTCGCCGGTTATCTGGCCGCTCTCGATCCGAAGCTAGTAGAGGCGCTGGCCATTCTGGACAAGTCTCCGGCCGGACCGGCCGAGCGAAGCCGTATCCCCTTGAGCGAGATTAAGGCTGTGGACCCTGTTACGAAAGACTGGCCGCTGCCTTTCGACAGCTTGAAGCAAGCGGATTACTACATCCGGAAAGAGGCGACTACGGAGATAAGCTATTCCTATTTCATGAGCAGTTTGATTGAAACGCCGGAAGGCTACAACATGCTGTTCAGCACGGAGGCGATGGCTGTCGGTATCGCCTACAATCAGGATTGGCATCACTTGCTGCCATCTATTGAATGTCCGGTGCTGCTTGTCAGAGCCAAAGACAACGAAGCCGTCCCCGACGAGGAATTGTCCAGGATGCAGGCCCTCATCGCCAATTGCCGGTCGTATACGATGTCGCATCCCCACCATAATGTGTATTTGAGTGACAAGGAAGAGTTCTATACTTGTTTTGACGAATTTCTGCGTTCCATCTAA
- a CDS encoding sn-glycerol-1-phosphate dehydrogenase, producing MSENLLSKIRALSDQMGVSVTGLPEKIDIRPGALSLAPPFIREKGWRSPLLVADSHTFAAAGERLEALLEEGGTAALVTLVLPNEQGDVIADEASVVQVLLALQGNKSDVVVVAGSGTLTDIARYAAYTAGLPFVSVPTAPSVDGFTSSGAPLIIRGNKLTIRVVGPAAIFADTNILKAAPAPMIAAGFGDMLGKYTALFDWKFGRITAEEPYSPEIAGLTESALLACVSHVKEIGERTEEGIRILTEALMESGLAIQLFGQSHPASAAEHHLSHYWEMEYIRTGRRQLLHGAKVGVACAEISALYHEIAARPEIRNDAKWDQIRKEIDRVPGPDEIRALLHAVHGPSTIEELGVSGDLLRRSLEEAHVIRPNRHTLLRARNEGGLNLQ from the coding sequence ATGTCGGAGAATCTGTTAAGCAAAATCCGGGCGTTGTCGGATCAAATGGGCGTCTCGGTAACGGGCCTTCCTGAAAAGATTGATATCAGACCAGGCGCGCTGAGCCTTGCCCCGCCTTTTATCCGGGAAAAGGGCTGGCGTTCCCCGCTGTTGGTGGCGGACAGTCATACCTTTGCTGCGGCAGGGGAGAGGCTGGAGGCGCTGCTTGAGGAAGGCGGGACTGCCGCCTTAGTCACGCTGGTGCTGCCGAACGAGCAGGGGGATGTGATTGCCGACGAAGCATCCGTCGTGCAGGTGCTGCTGGCGCTCCAGGGAAACAAGTCGGATGTGGTTGTCGTGGCAGGCTCGGGAACTTTGACCGACATCGCCCGGTACGCCGCCTATACGGCAGGGCTGCCGTTCGTGTCCGTTCCGACCGCACCATCCGTCGACGGCTTCACCTCAAGCGGCGCGCCGCTCATTATCCGAGGCAATAAGCTGACAATACGGGTAGTGGGTCCGGCGGCTATATTTGCCGACACGAATATTCTGAAGGCTGCGCCTGCGCCCATGATCGCGGCCGGATTCGGCGACATGCTGGGCAAGTATACCGCGCTGTTCGACTGGAAGTTCGGGCGTATAACCGCCGAAGAGCCTTACTCGCCGGAGATTGCCGGGCTGACTGAATCGGCCCTGCTGGCGTGCGTAAGCCATGTGAAGGAGATCGGGGAGCGGACGGAGGAAGGAATCCGCATTTTGACGGAAGCGCTGATGGAGTCGGGACTGGCCATCCAGCTCTTCGGGCAGTCTCATCCCGCATCCGCCGCAGAGCATCATCTGTCCCATTATTGGGAGATGGAATATATCCGCACCGGCCGGCGGCAGCTGCTTCACGGGGCGAAGGTCGGCGTAGCCTGTGCCGAAATATCGGCGCTGTACCACGAAATCGCCGCCAGACCCGAGATCCGGAATGACGCCAAATGGGATCAGATCCGCAAGGAGATCGACCGTGTTCCGGGCCCGGATGAGATTCGCGCGCTGCTGCACGCCGTTCACGGACCGTCAACGATAGAAGAGCTTGGAGTGAGCGGCGATCTGCTGCGGCGCAGCCTGGAGGAAGCCCATGTAATCCGCCCTAACCGGCATACGCTGCTGCGCGCGCGGAATGAGGGCGGGCTTAATCTGCAATAA
- a CDS encoding helix-turn-helix domain-containing protein: MLKSAGSLLKGAFQSLLYRFFFFFLVVSLLIQFINLVTYRVNLWVFESELEQNYNRSLSNIADGLNSVFTGIYNSNYLLSLDPDAMQLFSSTFHVDSPEKYTVVSETVQSLNRIRLMSDYVDSVFIYKKKDGLIISDQGTYPADDFFGRKNVLEQYPEAFWNDYGSQGRPFQILPPSRSSSRSGAYILPIVQTAIAEYHSDDLYVINLKVDPIIASLAESKLTPNSMLFMMDDNRELIASTEMNEPDDEVRRFAKTFQIGGSPVLRTAIGHEEMLAIQTSTRFVFKNLNMIAVLPVSDIRESMKILKMWWGTLWVIALVLSVLLSFLFSKKLYAPVHSLILKITPSPEPAVNEYKVLDREFHRMMDSMNLLNSSLTSISPLAMEQWIVRMLRNNRIPDEQDVREFLDKCGIDFRYDGFAAALIRVKFTKSYHMEYSDTEQNRYYEKMAGLLKENVPAELQSILVEIESNVFCLIVNLRQEDERYELEAYSDTLFRLFRHDEIIQDLFVGIGGFHEGFGGIQQSYLEALKSLWRLSPFENERLYFYGKEDEKSVTLLLNSSEDKIIFNLLASIKREELFELLDKVVRTHASVGLSGLAVKELCMHLFIIGSQVLKQKDKTLPEAAYREYMRVILSEHPVSLASMTAFITDYFNQIMNTLEPHTGRLDSLAFKPYIDANYHEDIHLEALADKFHTTPNYMSRLLKKELGKPFAQYLQERRIEKAKELLAQSTMLIQDIWASVGFNNRNTFIRAFRKSEGISPMEYRLQHTSADRSDAGPQERDGSGS; the protein is encoded by the coding sequence ATGCTAAAGAGCGCGGGTTCACTGCTCAAGGGGGCTTTTCAAAGCCTGCTGTACCGGTTTTTCTTTTTCTTCCTCGTCGTATCCTTGCTGATTCAATTTATCAATCTCGTCACGTACCGGGTCAATCTGTGGGTGTTCGAATCCGAGCTGGAGCAGAATTACAATAGATCTCTTTCCAATATAGCAGACGGCCTGAACAGCGTGTTTACGGGAATCTATAACTCGAATTATCTTCTTTCGCTTGACCCCGACGCCATGCAGTTGTTCTCCTCCACTTTCCATGTGGACAGTCCGGAGAAATATACCGTCGTTTCCGAGACCGTTCAATCCCTGAACCGGATTCGCTTGATGAGCGATTACGTGGACAGCGTGTTTATCTACAAGAAAAAAGACGGGCTGATTATCAGCGATCAGGGAACTTATCCGGCCGATGATTTTTTTGGGCGAAAAAATGTGCTGGAGCAGTATCCCGAAGCGTTCTGGAATGACTACGGGTCGCAAGGCCGCCCCTTTCAGATCCTTCCTCCTTCCCGGTCAAGCTCACGCAGCGGCGCCTACATTCTGCCTATCGTGCAGACCGCGATTGCGGAATACCATTCGGATGATCTCTATGTTATTAATCTGAAGGTAGACCCGATCATCGCATCGCTTGCCGAATCCAAGCTGACCCCGAACAGCATGCTGTTCATGATGGACGACAACCGCGAACTGATCGCTTCGACCGAAATGAACGAGCCTGACGACGAAGTACGCCGGTTCGCCAAAACGTTTCAAATAGGCGGCTCCCCTGTATTGAGAACGGCGATTGGACATGAGGAGATGCTGGCGATTCAAACGAGCACCCGATTTGTCTTCAAGAATCTGAACATGATTGCGGTCCTTCCCGTCTCCGATATCCGCGAGAGCATGAAGATCCTCAAGATGTGGTGGGGGACCCTCTGGGTCATCGCGCTGGTGCTGTCGGTGCTGTTGTCGTTCCTGTTCAGCAAGAAGCTCTACGCTCCCGTGCATTCTCTCATTCTGAAGATCACGCCTTCCCCGGAGCCGGCCGTCAATGAATACAAGGTGCTGGACCGGGAATTTCACCGGATGATGGACAGTATGAATCTGTTGAACAGCAGCCTGACGTCGATTTCGCCGCTGGCGATGGAGCAATGGATCGTTCGGATGCTCCGGAACAACCGGATTCCGGACGAGCAGGACGTTCGCGAATTTTTGGACAAATGCGGAATAGACTTCCGCTACGACGGCTTTGCCGCCGCGCTGATTCGCGTCAAATTCACCAAATCTTATCATATGGAGTACAGCGACACCGAGCAGAACCGGTATTATGAGAAAATGGCCGGGCTGCTGAAGGAAAATGTGCCTGCGGAGCTTCAAAGCATACTCGTCGAAATCGAATCGAATGTGTTCTGCTTGATCGTGAACTTGCGGCAGGAGGATGAGAGGTATGAACTTGAGGCGTATTCGGATACTCTGTTCCGACTGTTCCGTCATGACGAGATCATTCAGGATCTTTTTGTAGGCATCGGCGGCTTCCATGAGGGCTTCGGCGGCATTCAGCAGTCCTATCTTGAAGCGTTGAAATCGCTCTGGCGGCTTTCGCCGTTTGAGAACGAGCGGCTATATTTCTACGGCAAGGAAGACGAGAAATCCGTAACCCTTCTGCTAAATTCAAGCGAAGACAAAATCATCTTCAATCTGCTTGCTTCCATCAAGCGGGAAGAACTGTTCGAGCTGCTGGACAAGGTCGTACGAACCCACGCCTCGGTAGGCCTTAGCGGACTCGCGGTGAAGGAACTGTGCATGCATCTCTTCATCATCGGCTCGCAGGTGCTTAAGCAAAAGGACAAAACGCTTCCGGAAGCCGCCTACCGGGAATACATGCGCGTGATTCTCTCCGAGCATCCCGTCTCGCTTGCGAGCATGACGGCGTTCATAACGGATTACTTCAATCAGATAATGAATACCCTGGAGCCGCATACCGGCAGGCTGGATTCCCTGGCCTTCAAGCCCTACATCGATGCGAACTATCATGAGGACATCCATCTTGAGGCGCTCGCCGACAAGTTCCACACCACCCCGAACTATATGTCGCGGCTCTTGAAGAAGGAACTCGGCAAGCCATTCGCCCAATATTTGCAGGAACGAAGAATCGAGAAGGCGAAGGAGCTGCTTGCGCAATCCACGATGCTGATTCAGGATATTTGGGCATCGGTCGGATTCAATAACCGGAACACCTTCATCCGCGCCTTCCGAAAAAGCGAGGGAATCTCCCCCATGGAATATCGTCTCCAGCATACTTCCGCTGACCGGAGCGACGCCGGGCCACAAGAGCGTGATGGAAGTGGAAGCTAG
- a CDS encoding ABC transporter permease yields MENTITADKKNLEGVKRRGVRRSSVSIYFKKNIHYYILLLVPALYFIIFRYGPIIGNVLAFRRYVPGGSIYGESWVGLKFFRLFLRDPNFWAAFKNTWLLSFYHLLITVPLAIVFALLVNEIKSVKLRNAVQTISYFPNFISIVVVVGMMKELLSPTYGLINKALELVGLPSVFFMNEPGWFRTLYISSEVWQYTGWNSIIFFAAITAIDPHLYEAAGVDGASRMKQIFHVTLPQMMPTIAVVYILSLGQLMNVAFEKILLMYTPSNSQVSDVIETFVYRMGLESSNYSYATAVGLFSGILGLIIVITANYLSKKVTRYSLY; encoded by the coding sequence TTGGAGAACACCATTACGGCAGACAAGAAAAATCTGGAGGGGGTTAAGCGGAGAGGAGTGAGGCGGTCTAGCGTAAGCATCTATTTTAAAAAAAACATCCATTATTACATTCTGCTTCTGGTTCCCGCCTTGTATTTCATCATTTTTCGTTATGGCCCGATCATCGGCAACGTGCTGGCCTTTCGAAGATATGTTCCCGGTGGCTCCATTTACGGAGAGTCGTGGGTCGGGCTGAAATTTTTCAGGTTATTTCTGCGCGATCCTAATTTTTGGGCGGCTTTCAAGAACACCTGGCTGCTCAGCTTCTATCATCTGCTAATCACGGTTCCGCTTGCGATCGTGTTCGCCCTGCTGGTGAACGAGATCAAGTCGGTCAAGCTGCGGAACGCGGTGCAGACCATCTCCTATTTTCCCAACTTTATTTCGATTGTCGTCGTTGTCGGCATGATGAAGGAGCTGCTGTCGCCCACCTATGGCCTGATTAACAAGGCGCTGGAGCTGGTCGGTCTTCCCTCCGTCTTTTTTATGAATGAACCGGGATGGTTCCGCACCCTGTATATCTCATCGGAGGTATGGCAGTACACCGGATGGAATTCGATCATCTTTTTTGCCGCGATCACAGCCATTGATCCCCATCTTTACGAAGCCGCCGGGGTGGACGGTGCGAGCCGAATGAAGCAGATCTTTCATGTCACTCTGCCGCAGATGATGCCGACCATCGCTGTTGTGTACATCTTATCGCTCGGTCAGTTGATGAATGTTGCGTTCGAGAAAATTTTGCTGATGTATACCCCGAGTAATTCACAGGTCAGCGACGTGATCGAGACTTTCGTGTACCGGATGGGACTGGAGAGCAGCAATTACAGCTATGCGACGGCGGTCGGACTGTTCAGTGGAATACTCGGGTTAATCATTGTCATTACGGCCAACTATTTGTCCAAAAAGGTGACCCGTTATTCCCTTTACTGA
- a CDS encoding carbohydrate ABC transporter permease: MHYRKTLEYRVFAVVNFLFMALVICGVLLPFLHLLAVSLSNAAANASGRIHFLPSGINVEAYRFIFQHPDILHGFWNAFVQTTVGTLVSLFMMTICAYPLSKPIRGRKVFIWLIMVTMFFNGGLIPTYMLVKGIGLLDTLGAIVLPFCIVPYYLMIMINFFQSFPDHIEEAALIDGLNPISILFRIVLPLSKTILAAMSMFLIVMYWNNWFNSLIYLNSPGKYPIMLIVRNILDGANMVDKPLQGAARMNLSSASLKSAAIMATTLPIFCLIPYVQKHFSKGVLLGAVKG, from the coding sequence ATGCATTACAGAAAAACGCTGGAATACCGCGTGTTCGCGGTCGTAAACTTTCTGTTTATGGCTCTCGTCATTTGCGGTGTCCTTCTGCCCTTTCTGCATCTGCTGGCCGTTTCGCTCAGCAATGCAGCGGCCAACGCCTCGGGACGGATTCATTTTCTGCCCAGCGGGATTAATGTGGAAGCTTACCGGTTCATCTTTCAGCACCCCGACATCCTGCACGGCTTCTGGAATGCGTTCGTGCAGACCACAGTCGGCACGCTGGTCAGCCTGTTCATGATGACGATCTGCGCCTATCCGCTGTCCAAGCCGATTCGGGGCCGAAAGGTGTTCATCTGGCTGATTATGGTCACGATGTTCTTCAATGGCGGGCTGATTCCGACCTATATGCTGGTCAAGGGGATTGGACTCTTGGATACACTCGGGGCCATTGTGCTGCCGTTCTGTATCGTACCGTACTACTTGATGATTATGATTAATTTCTTCCAAAGCTTTCCGGATCATATTGAGGAAGCCGCATTGATTGATGGGCTGAATCCGATTTCGATTTTGTTCCGCATCGTCCTTCCGTTGTCCAAGACAATTCTCGCCGCCATGAGCATGTTTCTCATTGTGATGTATTGGAACAACTGGTTTAATTCGTTGATTTATTTGAACAGTCCCGGCAAATATCCGATTATGCTCATCGTCCGCAATATTCTGGACGGAGCCAATATGGTAGACAAGCCGCTGCAAGGCGCCGCCCGGATGAATCTGTCGTCGGCTTCGCTGAAATCCGCCGCCATTATGGCAACGACGCTGCCTATTTTTTGCCTTATCCCTTATGTGCAGAAGCATTTCTCCAAAGGAGTTCTGCTCGGAGCGGTAAAAGGTTGA
- a CDS encoding extracellular solute-binding protein: MEKMTKNRLGRWIKLTAVTLLAAIPLAACSDGAKTAESGEAEAAAEPVTLSMLYSNTGSPFNKDWPIFKELLARTNVNLDVQVVPESDYQSKAKIVLSSDKIPDMVTNVNQANVLELGGTGVLLPISDYMDKLPNLKKRIEDFKMEDELENWKSPDGKLYVLPYLTESASYNRSPIIRTDLLENYGLKAPTNTDELYAVLKKFKEIYPDSYPLTGTTAEDLRSMWGAAWGVEPNYKGFIYNEQTGSYEYVYTSEVYKEYVAYLNRLIKEGLADPEIFTSNYDQLHQKISTSKSMMYFFWNGQEISQINLLGKENTGPEFQMAMIPPIAGPAGQKALAGNRIDHGTVIPASAANKPYFDQLLKFVDYLYSEEGSDLLTWGIEGQNYIVKDGQKEFTGELKNSKNLNKALWDIGSANGSFTLVWPFKWFATILGNEDFEKYTEEANKNNWFTPAAKVPKLNSDQRDEESLLIAGVNDYYAKMQEQFVYGKASIDKDWDSYVKEIHAKGVDQLLKIYNSTLK, translated from the coding sequence ATGGAGAAAATGACGAAAAACAGGCTTGGCCGTTGGATAAAGCTTACTGCTGTAACATTGCTCGCAGCGATTCCGCTGGCTGCCTGTTCCGACGGAGCCAAAACCGCGGAGAGCGGCGAAGCGGAGGCTGCCGCCGAACCCGTAACGCTCTCGATGCTGTATTCCAACACGGGCTCTCCATTTAACAAGGACTGGCCGATCTTTAAAGAACTGCTGGCAAGGACGAATGTGAACCTGGACGTTCAGGTCGTTCCTGAATCGGACTATCAGAGCAAAGCGAAGATCGTGCTCAGCTCGGACAAAATCCCTGATATGGTGACGAATGTGAATCAGGCCAATGTGCTGGAGCTTGGCGGAACCGGCGTCCTCCTGCCAATCAGCGATTACATGGACAAGCTGCCGAATCTCAAGAAGCGGATCGAGGATTTCAAGATGGAGGACGAGCTGGAGAACTGGAAATCGCCGGACGGCAAACTGTATGTGCTCCCTTATCTGACCGAATCGGCGAGCTATAACCGGTCTCCGATCATCCGGACCGATCTTCTGGAGAATTACGGGCTCAAGGCGCCGACCAATACAGATGAGCTGTACGCGGTGCTGAAAAAATTCAAGGAAATCTATCCGGACAGCTATCCGTTAACCGGAACGACGGCCGAGGATCTGCGCAGCATGTGGGGCGCCGCCTGGGGCGTCGAACCGAACTATAAAGGCTTTATCTATAATGAACAAACCGGCAGCTACGAATATGTCTACACAAGCGAAGTTTATAAAGAGTATGTTGCCTACCTGAACCGGCTGATTAAGGAAGGCTTGGCCGACCCGGAAATTTTCACTTCGAATTACGATCAACTCCACCAGAAAATCTCGACAAGCAAAAGCATGATGTACTTCTTCTGGAACGGTCAGGAGATCAGTCAAATCAACCTGCTCGGCAAGGAGAACACCGGTCCGGAATTCCAGATGGCCATGATCCCGCCGATTGCGGGACCCGCCGGTCAAAAAGCGCTTGCGGGCAACCGCATTGATCACGGCACCGTGATCCCGGCAAGCGCGGCGAACAAGCCGTATTTCGATCAATTGCTGAAATTCGTCGATTACCTGTACAGCGAAGAAGGCAGCGACCTCCTGACATGGGGGATCGAAGGCCAGAACTACATCGTGAAGGATGGCCAAAAAGAATTCACGGGTGAACTGAAGAATTCGAAGAATCTGAACAAAGCGCTGTGGGACATCGGATCGGCCAACGGCTCCTTCACTCTGGTCTGGCCGTTCAAATGGTTCGCGACGATTCTCGGCAATGAGGATTTCGAGAAATATACGGAGGAAGCCAACAAGAATAACTGGTTCACACCGGCGGCCAAGGTTCCGAAGCTCAACTCGGACCAGAGGGATGAGGAAAGTCTGCTGATCGCCGGGGTCAATGACTACTATGCCAAAATGCAGGAGCAATTCGTGTACGGCAAGGCTTCAATCGATAAGGATTGGGACAGCTACGTGAAGGAGATCCATGCCAAAGGTGTGGACCAGCTGCTGAAAATCTATAACAGCACGTTGAAATAA
- a CDS encoding M24 family metallopeptidase has protein sequence MKPIQEQLSSFANPALPGRWPMPVTESGKRIAILQARLAAENIAALVAYSNGNGESTGTVRYLTGWMPQGSEAVLVVPAQGDAVVISNDKNRARAFKLRFEGDGKVVKTTNLIGSLEETLASVAKPGEVIARCGEFDLSLAREPEFRTLLAPYELVDGNAIVNKQRLVRTSFEADKHREATRIADKMVAHAMSIASMKGVTGVDIMSEVEFLGRRLGADSSTCWLALGPCPDETYFELFEVAAPLRRDFRLQIGATVCLDGYFSQVLRIGMFEEPSARLLETADAIIAMQDAALARMVPGAPVHTISDVLEKMIDEFCPYTRATDPFRFQACHGMNNSYSDPSVAPFLYADRDQSRDIESPVVMENQVYEIHPNFTLPDLGHVVAGDVALVGPGGASWLSEFPRGIFRID, from the coding sequence ATGAAGCCGATCCAAGAGCAATTGTCATCCTTCGCAAATCCGGCTCTGCCCGGCCGTTGGCCGATGCCGGTTACCGAGTCGGGCAAGAGAATCGCGATTCTTCAAGCCAGGCTTGCCGCAGAGAATATCGCGGCGCTGGTCGCGTATTCCAACGGCAACGGGGAGAGTACCGGCACCGTGAGATACTTGACCGGCTGGATGCCTCAAGGCTCCGAGGCCGTACTGGTCGTTCCGGCTCAAGGTGATGCGGTCGTTATCTCGAACGACAAGAACCGGGCGCGCGCCTTCAAGCTTCGCTTTGAAGGAGACGGTAAAGTCGTGAAGACAACGAATCTGATCGGCTCCCTGGAAGAAACGCTGGCATCCGTGGCCAAGCCGGGCGAAGTCATTGCCCGGTGCGGAGAATTTGATTTGTCCCTGGCGCGGGAGCCGGAATTTCGCACGCTGCTGGCGCCGTATGAGCTTGTGGACGGCAACGCCATCGTCAACAAGCAGCGTCTCGTACGAACTTCATTTGAGGCCGATAAGCACCGGGAGGCTACCCGGATCGCCGACAAGATGGTGGCTCACGCGATGAGCATCGCCTCCATGAAGGGCGTAACCGGCGTGGACATTATGTCGGAGGTCGAGTTCCTCGGCCGCCGGCTGGGCGCGGATTCGTCCACCTGCTGGCTGGCTCTTGGCCCATGTCCCGACGAGACTTACTTCGAGCTGTTCGAGGTCGCAGCTCCCCTCCGCCGCGATTTCCGGCTTCAGATCGGGGCTACCGTCTGCCTCGACGGTTATTTCTCGCAGGTGCTGCGGATCGGCATGTTCGAGGAGCCCTCGGCCCGATTGCTGGAGACCGCTGACGCAATCATCGCCATGCAGGACGCCGCACTTGCCCGTATGGTTCCCGGTGCGCCTGTCCATACCATCAGCGATGTGCTGGAGAAGATGATCGACGAATTCTGCCCGTATACGCGGGCGACCGATCCGTTCCGTTTCCAGGCCTGTCACGGCATGAACAACAGCTACAGCGATCCTTCAGTTGCGCCGTTCCTGTACGCGGACCGTGACCAATCCCGGGACATCGAATCTCCGGTTGTAATGGAGAACCAGGTGTACGAGATTCATCCCAATTTTACGCTGCCCGATTTGGGTCATGTCGTTGCGGGCGACGTAGCCTTGGTCGGCCCCGGCGGGGCGTCGTGGCTGTCGGAATTTCCGCGCGGCATCTTTAGAATCGACTGA